In one window of Ruminococcus hominis DNA:
- a CDS encoding winged helix-turn-helix domain-containing protein produces the protein MHYKDKNLQIDIRCHTVFMNDQKIELSLKEFTVLKYLTEHPGWVFSHEEIYRNVWKEEPIDCANAVMCCISQLCKKLKVDSRNWNYIRTVRGVGYKFQPLSGE, from the coding sequence TTGCATTACAAAGACAAAAACCTACAGATAGATATTCGCTGTCATACTGTTTTTATGAATGATCAAAAGATTGAATTGAGTCTGAAAGAATTTACGGTACTAAAATATCTAACAGAACATCCTGGCTGGGTATTCTCTCACGAGGAGATTTATCGTAATGTCTGGAAGGAAGAACCGATTGACTGTGCTAATGCGGTTATGTGCTGCATTAGCCAGCTTTGTAAAAAGTTAAAAGTAGATTCACGGAACTGGAATTACATCCGCACCGTCCGAGGTGTGGGCTATAAGTTTCAACCACTCTCAGGGGAGTAA
- a CDS encoding MATE family efflux transporter: MNKNNNKMDLLGNAPVPQALMALGIPIMIGMLINALYNLVDAYFIGGLGESQMGAISIAFPLGQVVVGLGLMFGNGAASYLSRLLGRGDREAASKVASTALYSSVCIGAVIIIGTAIFLKPILTMLGATDTIMPYALSYGRIYVISCIFNVFNVTMNNIVASEGAAKTTMCALLLGAVLNIGLDPIFIYTLDMGVAGAAIATAISQMASTLVYLIYALQKKSAFTFSIKEFCPSKQIITEILKIGIPTLTFQLLTSLSIAFINREANIYGDAVIAGMGAVTRITSMGTLVVFGFLKGFQPIAGFSYGAKKFDRLREAIKTSILWSTIFCVVVGLTIALFSTQIISQFTEGNTEMISVGQKSLMANGFSFFVFGFYTVYSSLFLALGKGTAGFVLGACRQGICFVPIILLLPSFWGINGILYAQPIADVISAIVTVFMALHLHKELATTKEH, from the coding sequence ATGAACAAGAATAACAACAAAATGGATTTATTAGGAAATGCACCTGTTCCCCAAGCACTAATGGCTCTTGGTATACCGATAATGATTGGTATGCTTATTAACGCTCTCTACAATTTGGTGGATGCTTATTTCATAGGAGGACTTGGCGAGAGTCAAATGGGTGCAATTTCCATTGCGTTTCCTTTAGGACAAGTAGTTGTTGGTTTAGGTCTGATGTTTGGCAATGGTGCCGCCTCCTACTTATCAAGACTTTTAGGGCGAGGAGATAGGGAAGCTGCAAGTAAAGTCGCCAGTACTGCATTATACAGCAGTGTTTGTATTGGCGCAGTTATTATTATCGGAACTGCAATTTTTTTGAAACCTATTTTAACCATGTTAGGTGCAACAGACACGATTATGCCATACGCCCTTTCTTATGGAAGAATCTATGTTATTTCATGTATTTTCAATGTATTTAATGTAACGATGAACAATATCGTTGCAAGTGAAGGCGCCGCAAAAACAACTATGTGTGCATTATTATTAGGAGCTGTATTGAATATTGGTTTAGATCCTATTTTCATCTATACTCTCGACATGGGGGTTGCTGGTGCGGCAATCGCTACAGCAATTTCTCAAATGGCTTCTACTCTTGTATATTTAATTTATGCATTACAGAAAAAAAGCGCTTTTACATTTTCCATTAAGGAATTTTGTCCTTCTAAGCAGATCATAACTGAAATTCTGAAAATCGGTATACCCACATTGACTTTCCAGCTTCTTACAAGCCTTTCTATCGCATTCATAAACCGGGAAGCTAATATCTATGGAGATGCTGTTATCGCCGGAATGGGCGCTGTTACAAGAATCACTTCAATGGGAACTCTGGTTGTGTTCGGCTTCTTAAAAGGTTTCCAACCAATTGCCGGCTTTAGCTATGGTGCCAAAAAGTTTGATCGGCTCAGGGAAGCAATTAAAACTTCTATCTTATGGTCAACAATATTTTGTGTAGTTGTGGGATTGACAATAGCCCTATTTTCCACACAGATTATTTCGCAATTTACAGAAGGCAATACAGAGATGATTTCTGTAGGTCAAAAATCGCTAATGGCAAATGGATTTTCCTTCTTCGTATTTGGATTTTACACAGTGTATTCTTCTCTGTTTCTTGCACTTGGAAAAGGCACCGCCGGATTCGTTCTTGGGGCTTGCCGACAAGGTATTTGCTTTGTTCCGATCATTCTGTTGCTCCCATCATTCTGGGGCATAAATGGAATACTATATGCACAACCGATTGCCGATGTAATTTCTGCTATTGTTACTGTGTTTATGGCTCTACATCTTCATAAAGAACTGGCAACAACAAAAGAGCATTAA
- a CDS encoding recombinase family protein gives MQIYGYHRTSTKEQHLDRGIQEIERYCNEHEMALTNIFTDQETGKNFNRPRYTVLVEDVLRPGDILIVTELDRLGRNKYDTMQQIQRIKNMGVRLMVLELPTTLMDLSVMDNAMARMMLETINNMMLELYASMAQAELEKKEKRQREGIEAKKLRGEWDDYGRPSVMKQETFDENFQSVVSGETTPTQLRKNLGMTHSTFYRYRKTFYEKYPELSNSAN, from the coding sequence ATGCAGATATATGGATATCACCGTACCAGTACAAAGGAGCAGCATCTTGACCGTGGCATACAGGAAATTGAGCGGTACTGTAACGAGCATGAGATGGCACTTACGAATATTTTTACGGATCAGGAGACAGGGAAGAATTTTAATCGTCCGAGATATACCGTTTTAGTGGAGGATGTCCTGCGGCCGGGAGATATTTTGATTGTTACAGAATTGGACAGACTGGGAAGAAACAAGTATGACACCATGCAACAGATCCAGCGGATTAAGAACATGGGAGTGCGGCTTATGGTTCTGGAACTGCCGACTACGCTTATGGATTTATCTGTGATGGATAATGCGATGGCAAGGATGATGCTGGAAACAATCAATAACATGATGCTGGAGCTTTATGCTTCTATGGCGCAGGCAGAGCTGGAGAAAAAGGAGAAGCGACAGCGGGAAGGGATAGAAGCGAAGAAATTGCGGGGCGAATGGGATGATTATGGAAGACCAAGTGTGATGAAGCAGGAAACTTTTGATGAGAACTTTCAAAGCGTAGTTTCTGGAGAAACGACACCTACACAGCTTCGTAAAAATTTGGGAATGACGCACTCAACTTTTTATCGCTATCGAAAAACTTTTTATGAAAAATACCCGGAACTTTCAAATTCTGCAAATTAA
- a CDS encoding DUF5348 domain-containing protein — MSEKRIGTLIYDPSMGRFDIRFGIESYYGGLHCGECFDVKVKDAWIPVRIEMDEDWYLVGLPKTSLSGLTVRM; from the coding sequence ATGAGTGAAAAGAGAATAGGTACTTTAATTTATGATCCATCAATGGGAAGATTTGATATCCGGTTTGGGATTGAATCTTATTATGGAGGTCTTCATTGCGGAGAATGTTTTGATGTGAAGGTAAAGGATGCATGGATTCCGGTTCGGATTGAAATGGATGAAGACTGGTATCTGGTAGGGCTTCCTAAGACGAGTCTCAGTGGACTGACGGTTCGAATGTAG
- a CDS encoding helix-turn-helix domain-containing protein: MNFERLLLKAKEGNTDAVLKILEIYKPLLIKNAIVNGRFDEDLYQELVSTLLQCIQRFQIIE; encoded by the coding sequence ATGAATTTTGAACGATTACTTTTAAAGGCAAAAGAAGGAAATACAGATGCGGTACTGAAGATTTTAGAGATATATAAGCCGCTTTTAATTAAGAATGCGATTGTGAATGGCAGATTTGATGAAGATCTGTATCAGGAACTGGTAAGTACATTGCTTCAGTGTATCCAGAGATTCCAGATAATTGAGTAA
- a CDS encoding RNA polymerase sigma factor — translation MLFNIDEKQLMLELKNKDERALKICMNKYYRYVVYIVENIIGSALPYEDKEEVVSNVFVALWNYSADLDTDNYSTFKPYLGTIARNMAKNALRKTSKMHFENYEDAFQVGTNEHIEYGPLKEEVIKCLKESIYELSVDERKCFISYYYYTKTIAVIAEETGLKESTVKSKLLRGRKKLKLKMEKKGFRYEDCKIFFE, via the coding sequence ATGTTATTTAACATAGATGAGAAACAACTGATGCTCGAACTAAAAAATAAAGATGAGCGCGCTTTAAAAATATGTATGAACAAATACTACAGATATGTTGTATACATAGTCGAGAATATTATTGGAAGTGCTTTGCCATATGAAGACAAGGAGGAGGTCGTGTCTAATGTTTTTGTAGCTCTATGGAATTACAGTGCAGATTTAGATACAGATAACTACAGCACATTCAAACCCTATTTAGGAACAATCGCAAGAAACATGGCAAAAAACGCATTACGAAAAACCTCTAAGATGCATTTTGAAAATTACGAAGATGCGTTTCAGGTTGGAACGAACGAACATATTGAATACGGGCCGTTAAAAGAAGAAGTAATCAAATGCTTAAAAGAAAGCATATATGAACTATCAGTTGACGAAAGAAAATGTTTTATCTCGTACTACTATTACACTAAGACAATCGCTGTAATAGCAGAAGAAACCGGATTAAAAGAATCTACAGTAAAATCCAAACTGTTACGCGGACGTAAAAAATTAAAACTAAAAATGGAAAAGAAGGGATTTAGATATGAAGACTGTAAAATTTTCTTTGAATGA
- the srtB gene encoding class B sortase produces the protein MRKKGNTVLAGLIICLLLVFLAAAGKLFGAYLKYQKGDVSYEKLQEYVQEPEEEESPESEKEKEEPKNRYLEIDFAGLKAVNPDVIAWIQIPALDISYPVVQGKDNAYYLHHLFSGESNINGSIFVDCHNQPDFTDQNTIVYGHNMKNGSMFGTLDKYQDKELFEQHPEFYLYLPDKILKYRIFSCYAGRTGSEGYRYHFPEAEDFQTFLDTVSSYRDYDTGTELSATDRIVTLSTCVNSRRNYRYLVHGKLSSEIITEE, from the coding sequence ATGAGAAAAAAAGGAAATACGGTTCTTGCAGGACTCATTATCTGCCTGTTGCTTGTTTTTCTCGCAGCGGCAGGAAAACTCTTTGGTGCTTATCTGAAGTATCAGAAAGGGGACGTAAGTTACGAGAAACTGCAGGAATATGTTCAGGAACCAGAGGAAGAAGAATCACCGGAGTCTGAGAAAGAAAAGGAGGAACCTAAGAATAGGTATCTAGAAATTGATTTTGCAGGTTTAAAAGCGGTTAATCCGGATGTCATAGCGTGGATTCAGATTCCGGCACTGGATATTAGTTATCCGGTGGTACAGGGGAAAGATAATGCATATTATCTTCATCACCTTTTTTCGGGAGAATCCAATATCAACGGGAGCATCTTTGTGGACTGCCATAATCAGCCGGACTTTACGGATCAGAATACGATCGTGTACGGGCATAATATGAAAAACGGGAGCATGTTCGGAACTCTGGATAAGTACCAAGACAAAGAGCTATTTGAACAACATCCGGAGTTTTATCTCTATTTGCCGGACAAGATCCTCAAGTATCGTATCTTTTCCTGCTATGCGGGAAGAACCGGAAGTGAGGGATATAGGTATCATTTCCCGGAAGCGGAAGATTTTCAGACGTTTCTGGATACGGTGTCTTCTTATAGGGATTATGATACCGGCACCGAGCTGTCGGCAACGGATCGGATAGTTACGCTGTCTACCTGTGTCAATTCCAGACGGAATTATCGCTATCTGGTACATGGAAAATTAAGCAGTGAGATCATCACAGAGGAATAA
- a CDS encoding type II toxin-antitoxin system HicA family toxin, with translation MSKWDKLLTRICSLSKDLRFDELRKVLESYGYEINAPRSGSSHYTFRKAGCQPITIPKHEPIKKIYVEMVKQIVESEAKNDEDTE, from the coding sequence ATGTCGAAATGGGATAAACTATTGACAAGAATTTGCTCATTATCGAAAGACCTTCGTTTTGATGAACTAAGAAAAGTATTAGAAAGTTATGGATATGAGATAAATGCTCCGAGAAGTGGGAGCAGCCATTATACATTCCGTAAAGCGGGATGCCAGCCGATAACAATACCGAAACACGAACCAATCAAGAAAATTTATGTTGAAATGGTAAAGCAGATTGTAGAAAGTGAGGCGAAAAACGATGAAGACACTGAATGA
- a CDS encoding winged helix-turn-helix domain-containing protein — MAAPFRVKLKSQTFTTYGLIVRKDINFSVKEFDVLYMLYSNPGMAFTKQQIYEAVWHEKANGYFHAVENTIFQIRKKIKKYSSDKNYIKTVVGYGYKFEV; from the coding sequence GTGGCAGCTCCTTTCCGGGTAAAGTTAAAGTCGCAGACCTTTACGACCTACGGCTTAATAGTACGAAAAGACATTAACTTTTCTGTAAAAGAATTTGATGTACTTTATATGCTATATTCTAATCCAGGGATGGCTTTTACTAAACAACAGATTTATGAAGCAGTTTGGCATGAAAAAGCAAATGGTTATTTCCACGCCGTGGAAAACACTATTTTTCAAATACGCAAGAAGATAAAAAAGTATTCCAGCGACAAGAATTACATAAAAACAGTAGTTGGATATGGGTATAAATTTGAAGTTTAA
- a CDS encoding ParM/StbA family protein, producing MIKKLRVAVDHGNRNMKTCHFIFTTGLTEQDKKPARGEKYLKYQGKYYTLSEKRIPYQRDKTQDSRNRFWILTLFAIAMELEQKSQIQPEDVIQVELPIGLPPKHFAELCERYERYFKGDGKVQELCFNDKVYHLCIQNVMAFPQDYAAMMTRMMEIREIPKVVGIDIGGFTSDYLLMRSGRPDMDYCDSLEKGVITMYNDIISSINSEYDMLLEEADIDSIIKGKTQYYEEAVVQAVETMVQNFVTDLLNSIRERGIDTKSTYTVFIGGGAVLLERFLEQADRLGKHTFIRDMKANADGYDLLYRMTQAGV from the coding sequence ATGATTAAAAAATTAAGAGTAGCCGTGGATCACGGGAACCGGAACATGAAAACCTGTCATTTTATCTTTACCACAGGACTGACGGAACAGGATAAAAAGCCTGCCAGGGGAGAGAAGTATCTGAAATATCAGGGAAAGTATTATACCCTTAGTGAGAAGCGGATTCCGTACCAGAGGGACAAGACGCAGGACAGCCGGAACCGATTCTGGATTCTGACCTTATTTGCCATTGCAATGGAGCTGGAGCAGAAAAGCCAGATCCAGCCGGAGGATGTCATTCAGGTGGAACTTCCGATTGGGCTTCCGCCGAAGCATTTTGCAGAGCTTTGTGAGAGATATGAACGCTATTTCAAAGGGGACGGGAAGGTGCAGGAACTGTGCTTCAACGATAAAGTCTATCACCTCTGTATACAGAATGTAATGGCGTTTCCGCAGGATTATGCAGCCATGATGACGAGGATGATGGAAATCCGTGAGATTCCGAAAGTCGTAGGGATTGATATTGGCGGATTTACTTCTGATTATCTTCTGATGAGAAGTGGCAGACCGGATATGGATTATTGTGATTCTCTGGAAAAAGGTGTGATTACCATGTATAACGATATCATTTCCAGTATTAACAGTGAATATGACATGCTTCTGGAGGAGGCAGATATCGACAGTATCATCAAGGGAAAAACGCAGTATTATGAGGAAGCTGTTGTACAGGCAGTAGAAACCATGGTTCAGAATTTTGTTACCGATCTTCTGAACAGCATCCGAGAGCGGGGCATTGATACAAAATCTACTTATACGGTGTTTATCGGCGGCGGAGCAGTGCTTCTGGAACGATTTCTGGAGCAGGCAGACCGGTTGGGAAAACATACCTTTATCCGGGATATGAAAGCAAATGCCGATGGATATGATCTTTTGTATCGCATGACACAGGCTGGAGTGTGA
- a CDS encoding CHC2 zinc finger domain-containing protein yields the protein MYYDMSGFDYGILDVVQVLHLRKRRGNYYDCPFCGETHGKLNINVEKNVFRCNRCDASGGMLKLYADLHNVTLSEANQQIREALGKGEYRTDYIKATPVQEEKATAELAPIEEIHRTYQRMLSMLTLNRKHQEDLQRRGLKPEQIEAQRYRSVPLFGMKKLVKRLAEEGYMVKGVPGFYRDTDGNWTINFKAENSGILIPIVSLDGFIQGFQIRVDHVTDTKKYIWLSSVNYDQGVSSGSPVHVIGDLAAERVYLTEGALKGTIAHYLSGATFVCVAGVNQYRNLKPVLERMKGYGMKQLLEAYDMDKKMKVACNKHDSKCAVCFERSPVICQHKAEKRRIIQNGCNKVYEICRELSLPMNRMVWDMDESGEWNGKHKGIDDYLAAIKQKEGTGAQTSALPKGEQS from the coding sequence ATGTATTATGATATGTCTGGGTTTGATTATGGAATACTGGATGTGGTGCAGGTGCTGCATCTCAGAAAGCGGCGGGGAAACTATTATGACTGCCCGTTTTGTGGAGAGACGCATGGAAAACTGAATATCAATGTGGAAAAGAATGTATTCCGGTGCAACCGCTGTGATGCGTCCGGGGGGATGCTGAAGCTTTATGCGGATTTGCACAATGTTACACTCTCCGAAGCAAATCAGCAGATCCGGGAAGCATTAGGAAAAGGAGAATACCGGACGGATTATATCAAAGCAACGCCGGTACAGGAAGAAAAGGCAACGGCAGAGCTTGCACCCATAGAGGAAATCCACCGGACGTATCAGAGAATGCTGTCCATGCTCACGCTTAACAGGAAGCATCAGGAGGATCTGCAAAGACGAGGATTAAAACCGGAACAGATCGAAGCACAGCGTTACCGGAGTGTCCCGCTGTTTGGAATGAAGAAGCTGGTCAAAAGGCTGGCAGAAGAAGGATATATGGTGAAAGGCGTGCCGGGATTCTACCGGGATACAGACGGAAACTGGACGATTAACTTCAAAGCAGAAAACTCAGGAATCCTGATTCCCATAGTTTCTTTGGACGGGTTCATCCAGGGTTTTCAGATCCGGGTAGATCATGTGACTGACACGAAAAAATATATCTGGCTGTCCAGTGTCAATTATGACCAGGGAGTTTCCTCCGGAAGTCCGGTACATGTGATCGGTGATCTTGCCGCAGAACGTGTCTATCTGACCGAAGGAGCCTTAAAAGGGACCATAGCCCATTATCTGTCCGGCGCTACCTTTGTGTGCGTTGCCGGAGTGAACCAGTACCGGAATCTGAAACCGGTGCTGGAGCGGATGAAAGGATATGGGATGAAACAGCTTTTGGAGGCGTATGACATGGATAAGAAGATGAAAGTAGCCTGCAATAAGCATGACAGTAAGTGTGCGGTCTGTTTTGAGCGTTCCCCTGTTATCTGCCAGCATAAGGCGGAGAAACGGAGGATTATCCAGAACGGCTGCAATAAGGTCTATGAAATCTGCCGGGAGCTTTCCCTGCCGATGAACCGGATGGTCTGGGATATGGACGAGAGCGGGGAGTGGAACGGGAAACACAAGGGGATTGATGACTATTTAGCCGCCATCAAACAGAAGGAAGGAACCGGGGCACAGACTTCGGCTCTTCCGAAAGGAGAACAATCATGA
- a CDS encoding type II toxin-antitoxin system HicB family antitoxin, translating into MKTLNDYLAMSYRMEIVEDKDEGGFVVSYPELPGCITCGETIERAVENAADAKKAWLEAALEEGIEIHEPGSLEEYSGQFKIRMPRSLHRDLAEHSKKEGISMNQYCIYLLSKNDALLVK; encoded by the coding sequence ATGAAGACACTGAATGATTATTTGGCAATGTCCTATCGCATGGAAATTGTGGAAGATAAGGATGAAGGTGGATTTGTGGTTTCTTATCCGGAACTGCCGGGATGCATCACCTGTGGAGAGACGATAGAAAGGGCAGTTGAAAATGCAGCGGATGCAAAAAAAGCATGGTTAGAAGCTGCACTGGAAGAAGGGATTGAGATTCACGAACCGGGAAGCCTGGAAGAGTATTCGGGACAGTTTAAAATAAGGATGCCACGCAGCTTACACCGGGATCTGGCGGAACACTCAAAAAAAGAAGGCATCAGTATGAATCAATACTGTATATATCTTCTTTCAAAGAATGATGCGCTGTTAGTAAAATAA
- a CDS encoding PadR family transcriptional regulator has translation MATIDLIVLGILKKEPMGAYDIQKLVEYRNISKWVKISTPSIYKKAIQLEEKGFIKGEIVKEGKMPEKAVYSLTDEGEKEFVKLMMETASKPIHFFLDFNAVIVNLDKLPPESQQSCIASIEENIEILKTYLEENLREKENDPEIPKTGMAVLQQQIVLADAIEKWIISLKKDF, from the coding sequence ATGGCTACAATAGATTTAATTGTGTTAGGAATATTGAAAAAGGAACCGATGGGAGCCTATGATATTCAAAAATTAGTGGAATATCGTAATATATCAAAATGGGTAAAAATCAGTACACCATCCATTTACAAAAAAGCAATTCAGTTGGAGGAAAAAGGCTTCATTAAAGGAGAAATTGTGAAAGAAGGTAAGATGCCTGAAAAAGCAGTTTATTCATTAACAGATGAAGGCGAAAAAGAATTTGTAAAGCTTATGATGGAAACAGCCTCTAAACCCATTCACTTTTTTTTAGATTTTAATGCAGTAATTGTAAATTTGGATAAGTTACCGCCTGAAAGTCAACAATCATGTATTGCCAGTATTGAGGAAAATATTGAAATATTAAAAACTTATCTGGAGGAAAATCTTCGAGAGAAAGAGAATGATCCGGAAATCCCTAAGACTGGTATGGCAGTATTGCAACAGCAGATAGTTTTGGCGGATGCTATTGAAAAATGGATTATTTCTCTAAAAAAAGACTTTTGA
- a CDS encoding sigma factor-like helix-turn-helix DNA-binding protein, protein MNKKTYTGSKIQNHFTAYLIQFVRGKRHDYLEKKIQMADAEELLEDIGQMEARIVIEELLENQTREQLLLQEAQGKYPEWNKMSDERLMKALHTLRDEERKLIYQHVFEERTFEEMSRLNGLSEERCKGIYYYAIRKIRKVMGGEN, encoded by the coding sequence ATGAACAAAAAAACATATACAGGATCAAAGATACAAAATCACTTTACAGCATATCTGATACAGTTTGTCCGTGGAAAACGACATGATTATCTGGAGAAGAAAATCCAGATGGCTGATGCAGAAGAACTGTTGGAGGATATTGGACAGATGGAGGCAAGAATTGTAATCGAAGAATTGCTGGAGAACCAAACGAGGGAGCAGCTTTTATTGCAGGAGGCACAGGGGAAATATCCAGAATGGAATAAGATGTCAGATGAAAGACTGATGAAAGCGCTTCATACGCTGCGGGATGAAGAACGGAAGCTGATTTACCAGCATGTGTTTGAAGAACGTACTTTTGAGGAAATGAGCAGGCTAAACGGGTTATCAGAGGAGCGATGCAAGGGTATTTATTATTATGCAATCCGGAAGATCCGCAAGGTGATGGGAGGTGAAAACTAA
- a CDS encoding helix-turn-helix transcriptional regulator: MVKKLLGDAVREERLRRNLSQNSLAEQAKISLRTVSDIENYIGNPQLETLYALATYLHISIDAIFSNQKTNPDSTMQQIMAELNSCPEEQKQLALSTLRGLLDGFKNLS, from the coding sequence ATGGTGAAAAAATTATTGGGAGATGCAGTCAGGGAAGAACGTCTCCGCCGCAATCTTTCGCAAAACAGCCTTGCGGAACAGGCAAAGATTTCTTTACGGACTGTCTCTGATATTGAAAACTATATTGGCAATCCACAGTTGGAAACACTTTATGCCTTGGCAACTTACTTACATATTTCCATAGATGCTATATTTTCTAACCAGAAAACGAACCCGGATTCTACCATGCAGCAAATCATGGCAGAACTAAATTCCTGCCCGGAGGAGCAGAAACAGCTTGCCCTTTCTACACTGCGTGGACTTCTGGATGGATTCAAGAACCTAAGTTAA
- a CDS encoding ATP-binding protein translates to MYLKRKVYDQLLDWKNDTVHSTLEVNGARQVGKTYIINKFADENFRHKIYINLFDLSGKQFMECYKKATDWTPGTKRPEQPLHDAFKLFDPDFEDTNDTVIIIDEIQESSEIFNRIREFTRYFQAHFIVTGSYLGRVLEPEFKFSSGDITSIRIYTLSFKEFLEALDDQLFQKYLSLPLDHADDTVPELYDELKNVYDIYRQIGGYPKVVETYLNTKDVEAAQKELVRIIRIFLNESMRYFDDITDISVFTNIFLSICRILLREKKGLDEDSISEELQKLVTKNYSSNLSKATCYRAINWLYHSGIIGFCGKITELDILNFKPGSRCFFMDLGVAYYYLSRTGATVSTMDGSLNENYVYINLSKRQEFPEEIIFETPAFATYKGGEIDFVAQTLKTHIRYLIEVKAGKGTASTALKALEQGKANKLLYLKGDTKGGTVGNVQTLPIYLLEQYHF, encoded by the coding sequence ATGTATCTGAAAAGAAAAGTTTACGATCAGCTTCTGGATTGGAAAAACGATACCGTCCACAGCACCTTGGAAGTGAATGGTGCCAGACAGGTCGGAAAAACATATATTATCAATAAATTTGCGGATGAGAACTTCAGGCACAAGATCTACATTAACCTGTTTGATTTGTCCGGCAAACAATTTATGGAATGTTACAAAAAAGCCACAGACTGGACTCCCGGTACAAAACGACCGGAGCAGCCGCTTCACGATGCTTTTAAACTCTTCGATCCGGATTTTGAAGATACCAACGATACAGTCATCATTATTGATGAAATTCAGGAATCCTCAGAGATATTCAACCGTATCCGAGAATTTACCCGCTATTTTCAAGCGCATTTCATTGTAACTGGAAGTTATCTGGGACGTGTACTGGAACCGGAATTCAAATTCTCCAGTGGAGATATTACCAGTATCCGTATTTATACCCTTTCCTTTAAAGAGTTTTTGGAAGCATTGGATGACCAGCTTTTTCAGAAGTATCTATCACTTCCACTGGATCATGCAGATGACACCGTACCGGAACTATATGACGAATTAAAGAATGTTTACGACATCTATAGACAGATTGGCGGCTATCCAAAGGTTGTGGAAACATACCTTAACACAAAAGACGTGGAAGCAGCTCAAAAAGAGCTTGTTAGAATCATCCGCATTTTCTTAAACGAATCTATGCGGTACTTTGATGACATCACAGATATTAGTGTTTTTACCAACATCTTTTTAAGCATCTGCCGTATTCTGCTTCGTGAAAAGAAAGGATTAGATGAGGACAGTATAAGTGAAGAACTGCAAAAGCTCGTTACAAAGAATTACTCCAGTAATCTTTCTAAAGCAACCTGCTATCGTGCTATCAACTGGCTTTACCATTCTGGAATCATCGGTTTCTGTGGCAAAATCACAGAACTGGACATCTTGAATTTCAAACCGGGAAGCCGCTGCTTCTTCATGGATCTTGGAGTTGCATATTATTATCTCTCCAGAACTGGTGCTACTGTATCAACTATGGATGGCTCATTGAACGAAAACTATGTTTACATTAACTTGTCCAAACGCCAGGAATTCCCGGAAGAAATTATCTTTGAGACACCGGCTTTTGCTACTTATAAAGGTGGTGAAATTGATTTTGTAGCTCAGACATTGAAAACTCACATCCGCTATCTGATTGAAGTTAAAGCCGGTAAGGGAACTGCATCTACTGCCTTGAAGGCATTGGAACAGGGGAAGGCCAATAAACTACTATATCTGAAAGGTGATACCAAAGGCGGAACCGTTGGAAACGTACAAACACTTCCTATCTATCTGCTAGAACAATATCATTTTTAA